A stretch of DNA from Sugiyamaella lignohabitans strain CBS 10342 chromosome B, complete sequence:
CCAGTCTCAAGAACCTCAGCAGAGGTGGATTGCTCCTCAAAGGATGGGGGCTCGGCGTGGATAGGACGGAACTTATCAGCCTTGATAGGTCCACGCTCATCAATGGGCTCACCAATGACGTTGATGATACGGCCCAAAGTACCACGACCGACAGGGACGGTGATGGGAGCACCAGTATCGGTAACGGCGGTACCACGGACAAGACCCTCAGTACCGTCCATGGCAATGGTTCTGACAGTGTTCTCACCCAAGTGTTGGGCAACCTCAAGAACCAACTTGGTGCCATCGTCATGCTTGATCTCAAGAGCGTTAAGAATAGCAGGAAGTTTGTCTTGCTCGAATTGGACGTCCTACACATGTTAGTTCCATTACTCCAGGTAAATTTCGATGAGAAAATGTAATAAGTAGTAAGTAAAACAAGGCCATTTTTTCCAATCCAATCACCAAACCAGGTCgcttcaataaataacaaactCTGCTTTTGCCTTGAGCGTCTTGTTCATACAAGCACTGGCTTATATTAACTCAATTGCAAGGATTGCCTTCAATGGCCATGTTTTGTCAATTCAACTAGTAACGACCTTTAGAATTGAATTCCCATTGCGAAACCCATTGccaatgaaatatttatacatCGActctattattttcttccaATGGCATGTCGTGTACTTTGCTCTTCTCTTACTTCTCTTACCACAATGGCCGTGAATTTTTCAGGTTCTTGTGGGCAAGGGTTTCGTTTTCATCCAATGGGAACCGCTATCTGCAGGCCAATTCTTGAGTTTTTCGATTTTCGCTGGCAAGCCGCACCAAACCAACACGCTAGAGACCGAAATTTCAGACCTGACGACCGGTGGAATTGGTGTAttgaactgaactgaactTCAATCCGCGCTGATAATTCTGCTAAAATCCATAGTCTCTTCAAACCCCTTATAATTCTCTGTCGATTCTCACCAAATGACAATAATACTTACAACGACGGCACCAATTACGGTTCTTTACAATTGTTAGTTACTTAAGCACTTGAGCATATATAAACTCGAAACCAAAGACAAGACTAAAACTTGCTACGAAATAAAACAAAGCCATACTTTAAATCGATACGACTAGGTTCAATCCACCTTCAACTCAATGAAAATTTCTATATTAGCCTTGCCAATTGGTCCGAGTGTTTTCGCAAGAATACTACTTACCtgacagcaccagaagcaccagctTGAGAAGCGAAGGTACGGGCATTGAACAAACGGTTGTTAGCCTGAGCAACGCGGTACGCAGAACGCGAAATGCGAGGAATAAGACGAGGGAGGACcattcttcttgttctttttgtgTCTTGTCTTTAGAGATTGgtacaaaaaaagaatgcagtgaagaagaagaaaagaaaaggaaaGGAGAAgagcagaagaaaaatcTATGTACCACACACTACACTGGCCGCTCCTTGCCGGGTAGCTGTCCCTCGTCAGTTGGGACTTTGGTTGGCTACTTTGCCAATTTGGTAAGAAACCCTTGCCCTTAAAGGGGAGCCAGGACATGGATTTTATTGGCTGAAGTTCAATGTCATGTGATTTCTAACCAGTGGCTTGCCTTTACCTTGATTGCGGTTAGGGCCGTATGTTTTGGTCCGTTTCTTGGATCCCTATGTTGATCTCAGTTCGTTAATTTAATTTCCCCAACTAATACTATGTTTACATCTGATTTAAGATTTAGCAACTTTACCAATTTAAGTCTGGGCCACTGAAATCATCGATaaaattttttctttcgaAAGAAATCTGAAGAGTCCTATATTCAACGAAACGGAACAGACCTGTAAATGCAACGGAAACATACAATGCATACATTTCGTTCCTATTAGAAGAATAATGTTGGTTtgcaaaatattttcaaaccTGTATTAATGGGACGTGCTTGTGGGGAAGGCCATAGAACGAAATGATAAAAGCACAAGGTTATTAATTCTTTTATCATATTATATACAGTATTTTTAGACTTGGGGACTCTTCACCTTGGATGAAGATCAAAATGTGGAGTCAACCCTAATATCTGAAATTTACAGCGGGGTGGAAGTCCACGTTACATCACGCAAAATCAGGAATTCTAACTCCGCttcctgcttcttctcgCTTCCTTAGCTTTGtttcatatatattctCATTTTCGTcagtttgattttttgaaaCCATGGCACCTCAAATTCTTGGAGCAAAAGTGAAATCAGTCTTGTCAGGAGACACAATTGTTCTTATTCCTCCCAAGGGCGGTGATCAAGAACGCCTGTTAGCATTGGCCTACGTCTCGTCCCCTAGACTGAATAACAACGAGGCTTTCGGTTTAGAAAGTAGAGAATACCTTCGCAAACTGTTAGTCGGAAAGACCATTCAATTCAAGATCCTGTACTCAATCAATGGCAGAGATTACGGTGATGTCATTTCCCCAGTGTTCTCGAGTCTTGTTGAGAAAGTGGTAGCAGATGGTATTGTCAAGCTGCGTGATGATTCATCCTCGAAAGATGGTtatgaggatgatgaaacAAATTCAGGATATGCATCAAGATTAGCTGCAGCCCAGGAAAAAGCCCAAGCCGGTCAATTGGGTCTCTGGAGCCCTAAACTCCCCGCACCCATTTCAACTTTGGCCAACATCTCCAAAGATATCATTGAATCTAAGAAGGAATTCCCAGCTATAATTGAAAGGGTCATTTCTGGTGACCGTGTACAGGTCCGTGTGCTCCTTGATCATGAAACACACTATTTAGGCAATGTGCTAATTGCTGGTATCCGAGCTCCCAGATCCGCATCTCCAGATGCTCCTGCTGAGCCTTATGGAGAAGCTGCCAAATCATTTGTCACTTCTCGTTTACTACAGAGATCTGTTAGACTCACCTTTGTTGCTCAGTCAAATACTGGCTTGCCAATTGCCAATATTGCACATCCTGCTGGCGACATTGCTGATTCATTACTTCGCAATGGACTGGCATCGATTGCTGATTGGCAGAGTCAATACCTTGGCGCTCAAAAGATGTCCTCCTTGAGAGGTGCTGAGAAAGTTGCTAAACAAAATAATCTCAACCTTTGGAAAGCAACTGGTGAAGACAGTGCTGATCATAACAAGTCTCTCAACTCTTTTGAAGCTCTGATTGCCAAGGTAATTTCCCCCGATACCTATGTCATTCGTCTGAAATCTGATGAGGAACGAACTGTTCAACTTGCATCTGTTCGTGCACCTCGGAAGAATGATCCTTCTCCTTTAGATATCTATGCTCCAATCGCCAGAGAATTCGCCAGATCGAAGTTTATCGCCAAGAAAGTCAACGTCACAGTCATTGCCCTTCGTCCCAAGACCGAGCAATTCGATGAACGCGAACTAGTTACCCTGGAGCTACAAGGTAAAGATATTGCCAGTATCCTTGTCGCAAATGGCTATTCCACTGTTATTCGTCACAGAAAGGGCGACGATCACGATCGTTCGCCCATTTGGGACGAGCTTCTTGAATTAGAAACGCAGGCCATCTCAAAGCAAGCTGGAATACATTCTAAGAAAACCCCTGCTCCTCAGCGCCTTGTAGATGCCTCAGAGAGCTTGACAAAGGCTAAAGGATTTCAATCATCTTTGGAGCGCCAAGCACGTATCCCTGCAGTCGTTGACTACATTTCTTCCGGTGGTAGGTTGAGACTAGTCTCAAGCAGAGAAAATATCATTCTCACTCTGGTCCTCGCTGGTGTGCGGGTACCTCGTCCACAAGAGGATTATGGAAAAGAGGCTCTAGAATACGTCAGTAAACGCCTCTGGCAACGTGATGTCCAATTTTCTGTTGTTAACATCGACAAGACTGGCGGATTTATTGGTCATATTTACCTTCCTGGTAGTTCTATCCCCCTCTCTATTGCATTGGTCAAAGAGGGCCTTGCTGAAGTTCACGAATTTTCCGCTCAACAAAGTGGATTCCAACAAGTTCTGGATGAGGCTGAAATTGAAGCCAAGAAGGCCAAAAAGGGCTTATGGTCAAATTATGTCGAGCAAGAACCAGTCGTTGCTCCTACCACCACAGCGAGTGATAATACTAGCTCCGGTTCCTCAAGAAACTATATCGATATTTTAGTGACTTCTGTGTCTCCTAGTGGCACCCTGTCTTACCAGACAGGCGCATCTACTACTAAGCACAGTAAACTATTGGCAGATTTGGCATCTTTCAATTTATCGGCTGCTAACTCTACTCAGTTTGCTTTCAAAGCACATGTCAAGAGGGGAGACTCGGTTACCGTTGTCCAAGGCAATGGTAAGTTTGCTAGAGGTAAAGTTTTGGCATTTGACAAGCCTGATAAATACACTGTTGAACTCGTCGACACTGGTGCGGTCAAGACTGTCGGTCTGTCCGCTTTGCGACCTCTTCCTGCTCAATTTTCCTTGTCTGCAATCCCTGCTTTAGCCAAGACCGCTGAGCTTTCTTTTGTCCAAACACCTCCTGCTAACTACCTCGACGACTATGTGACTTACTTGGAGGGTAAGACAACCGGCAAACAGCTTGTTGCCAATATTGACTCTCCAGCAAGCGTATCTCCTGTGTCCGTTACTTTGTACGCTGCGGATTCTAAGGGACCTGAGGATTCGCTTAATGCAAATCTGATTTATGAAGGGTATGCCTTTGTTTCGCCTGTTCCTAGCTGGGCCAGAGACTCGTCTTGGAACACTTATCTTGATTCATTGCATGAAGCTGAGGGTGGTGCCAAGGCTGATCGCGTAGGAGTTTGGGAGTACGGTGACCCAAGAGACTTGGAAGATTAGATATCATAATTTGCTATGTAAAAATGCATTTAAATTGTACATTAATTGTCTACCgtcataaataaatcatcTCATTAAACTAAAACTACAACCAAAGAAAAGCTATTGGCTGTCACCATAaaatttcttgaaaataaagtGGAGTGTTAAGTTGGTATTCATTTTAACCATGTCATCGAACAAAGAAATGTACTGCATATTATTATACTGCTGTCCGAGCAGTTCATCGAGAGTGAGTGCACTAGATGCACCCGGCAGTACTATCAACCCATAGGCAGCCTCAATGTTGAAAACCCCAACTTCATCGGAAGAAAATGTGAAAGTGACTTGATTATACTGCTTCTCTGAGTAACCATTCAATTCCACAAGCACGCCCTTTTCAAACAAGTTCGATGCTGTGTACTTGTACGATCCAAATTTGGGAACCCTGCCATTTCTTTGCAAATCTCGAATGTGAAAGTATTGCTTGGTAAAAGGCAATACAAGTGGTTTACGTTTGCCTTTTTTAGTTTGCAAAGTTGACATAGCTTGCTCAATATAGTTGTTATACGTTTTCAACTGGGTCTGCAAATAAGCTTCCTTTTCGCTTAAATGTGTCAATGTTTGCTTCATGCcttccatttctttttcgcGTGAAATTTGGCGATTTCTTTTAGACTTGATATCCAAGGCAATCGAATTAAGTATGCCTTGGTAGTTGTCCTCTCTACTGATACGACCAAAAGATTCCAGCTCGATAACTTTTTCCAATGTTAAAAGCTTGAGTTCTCGATACGTGAGCTTGGAAAGATCTCCCAAAGCATTCTCAGAATATGCAATATTCCTCTTTCCGCGTTCCaccatttcttctttaaggattgcttgatatttttcCTCATGCTCCATCATTACAGGACTCAGAAGAATCTCCAGCAAGTTGGCACCAGTTTGAACGCGCAAAACATAAAGCATGCATCGTTTGGTGGCCACGAAAAGAGAAGTGATTTCGGCCTCAGGATCTTCAACTCTGCAAAAGCTTGGATTCAAATCTAATTTGACCTCAGTAAATCTTGCAATATTTAGAATCTCACTGGCATCATTCGGGAGACTTCCCAGTTGTCGAATAACATCTCTTAAAGAATCGTCTTCATTAGGAGCTACTACATCCAGTTCTTGGCATATCAGGGAGTGAATTGAGAATATATCAGCAGTCTTCAGGTACAATTTGGGTTTCTGATGTGAAGTAAGGTCATCAAATATGTTTGTATTAAACTCTTGTTCCAAATCTTGCACATAGATTacttttttgaaaaattcctTCATTCTTGATATGCATGATTTCACATGGTCGTTGAGCGGTTGGAGATACACATCATCCTTAGAAAATGGCCTTAATGAGGCAATTTGAGAGAGGATCTTAGCTACATCGTTCAAGTTCTTAGTTTGCTGAGC
This window harbors:
- a CDS encoding transcription factor, putative, whose translation is MAPQILGAKVKSVLSGDTIVLIPPKGGDQERLLALAYVSSPRLNNNEAFGLESREYLRKLLVGKTIQFKILYSINGRDYGDVISPVFSSLVEKVVADGIVKLRDDSSSKDGYEDDETNSGYASRLAAAQEKAQAGQLGLWSPKLPAPISTLANISKDIIESKKEFPAIIERVISGDRVQVRVLLDHETHYLGNVLIAGIRAPRSASPDAPAEPYGEAAKSFVTSRLLQRSVRLTFVAQSNTGLPIANIAHPAGDIADSLLRNGLASIADWQSQYLGAQKMSSLRGAEKVAKQNNLNLWKATGEDSADHNKSLNSFEALIAKVISPDTYVIRLKSDEERTVQLASVRAPRKNDPSPLDIYAPIAREFARSKFIAKKVNVTVIALRPKTEQFDERELVTLELQGKDIASILVANGYSTVIRHRKGDDHDRSPIWDELLELETQAISKQAGIHSKKTPAPQRLVDASESLTKAKGFQSSLERQARIPAVVDYISSGGRLRLVSSRENIILTLVLAGVRVPRPQEDYGKEALEYVSKRLWQRDVQFSVVNIDKTGGFIGHIYLPGSSIPLSIALVKEGLAEVHEFSAQQSGFQQVLDEAEIEAKKAKKGLWSNYVEQEPVVAPTTTASDNTSSGSSRNYIDILVTSVSPSGTLSYQTGASTTKHSKLLADLASFNLSAANSTQFAFKAHVKRGDSVTVVQGNGKFARGKVLAFDKPDKYTVELVDTGAVKTVGLSALRPLPAQFSLSAIPALAKTAELSFVQTPPANYLDDYVTYLEGKTTGKQLVANIDSPASVSPVSVTLYAADSKGPEDSLNANLIYEGYAFVSPVPSWARDSSWNTYLDSLHEAEGGAKADRVGVWEYGDPRDLED